CTGTCCAGGTTTTCTATTCTGTCTGGCTACTGGTGAGCCACACCCATTCAAATATTTACCTGGGAACAGGTCTGGCTCACCAGAAGCCAGGTATagaatagaaaacctactgCACAGTAGCTCTGAAGGACCGGAGAGCCCTGCCCTacatactatttacaaggtaacaaaagtgttacatacatgtagtgtaccagtgcgtgtgtgtgcatacttgtctcgaattgaaaatctcactccagccagctgaccaaagctggcaACCCTGTTTATCCGAACTCTAATATAATTTCTTATGGAGGAAAGTATAATTCGCTTCAAGGATAAACGTATAGGAGCATACCCCACTTCCTTGAATAGTTTGGTTTCAAGGTTTGAGGTTTCTGATTTTATTCTTTTTCAATGTATTAATTTATCTGTTTACTTAGGACAccattagttaaaaaaaaataaaaaaattaaattggtAGCGCTTTAGCGTGTGCTTCACCGGCTTTTGCGGTCTGCCAGTAGGTGGCGCATAAATAGACCCAAATACGTTCCAATGACACGTgcattttattgtgttacttttCCAAtcacttcttttttttctttaacctTCAATCAATTAAGGGAGACATTGAGAATAAAGCCAATGGAGAGGTTGAGGTCAGATCTGATCGAAGTGGCACCGAATAATTTCTTAATCCTAGGGTTCTCCCCTAACACCACGGGCGCTGAGTACAATCTGACAGTCCCCAGCATCATTAGATCAGAGCGCTGTAATTCACTTCCTGGCAACCTGACAATGCCGGTCATTGGATCTGAGCACGAACGCTATCTGCAAGTTATGAAGAGCGGACTTTCTTTGAAACGGCAGAGACGCGATTCGACTACAGAACACATCTTTGTTAGTAGCATGTATCAACTTAGTTATAAAGTTCTAAATATGTTAATTGGGATGTTGTCGTTTTTCTCTGTTACATAATTATATGCGTAAACCGACACACACGCGCATAATGCCTTCTAAAGCTGAGCTCCCAAGAAAGTCACGTTGAATATGTAGCTAATTTGCTAACTTCTGTAGTGTTGCGAAGAGCTGTGACTTTGTTTTAATCATAATCTCTTCTCGCAAGAAAGCTTCAAATAATTTGGTAAACATCGAAATATTATCTTATTAAAAAGCTATATATTTCAAGCTAAGAACACTAAATGAAGAACACACTGCAATGTTTGTTACAAATAAATACTGTTAAACGAATAATTCATGCCTGAGTTTTTTTAGTATTAAAAGAAAAGTTAGTCAACATAAAACTGTCTTAAAAGGTAATTTTCAACACTGAATTTCTGATACTATTTTCTGATCTCCAGTGACCCCCgcggctgatttttttttgtccccccGTAACTGTACGTCACATGAGCTTTTTGCTAAAACCACTCCCACAGACCGCTGCTGTTAACTTGGTGAATGCGAGTCAATTATACCTCCATATCCAGTCGTGAATATTTGGGATTTTCCAGtgcccaacttttttgaaactcCTTCTGCATCTAAATATCAACAAAAAGTAAGCACGAATattaattaaaagtatacagATCATTTGacctaaaatgtaattttcctTTGTAGGCTATGTACCGATacctttaattaaaaataacatcgACTTGTGGTCAAAGCtgtgattaaattaatttatactCAACAAAATATGTAATCGAAGATTCTTCTCGAATTAATTTACTATGTAATAATCTCTAGCCTTGCTTTTTGGTGTTTATCCATTTGTCTTTGTGACTGTATCTTTCAGTGAATTGAATAACAAAAGGCTGCAGGATTACTCCGTGACAAATCTGCTCCCTTGTTTTACAGGAAATGCAACAAGGAAGGTATTCAAAATATATATGCTTAAGTGACATCCTGAAAAACCTGATTAACAAACCGTAGTATAGTACTATAAATGTAGTCTTCAGAGGGATCATGATTTAAGGTAGAGGCAGAAACGTGAAATACTTACGGAAATATGATAGTTGGTTTGTACTTAGATGCCTACTAGATATGGTTACAGTTGTGAAATTAGAACCGTGGATTTAAGGGTGCACTCTGAAGTGAGGTTTAACGCAaattctgtgagcactgtattcTGTAACTCTAGAGGCGCTGCTTCATTTTGTGACAGTTTAGGTAGGGGCAAAGAGGACGCTGTTGCAGAATCAAGAGCAAGTGACTTTAATAAATGAGCGAAACCTGTCTGAAGACCAGAAAGTTTACTGGCGGACGTGTCGCTCAGAATAAACAGAAGGAGCAGGCTGGATCGTAGTCGTGGAACAGGCTGGGGTTGGGCGATGTACGGAGTCGGTCTTGGGGGCTGGGCAGGTCTCGTAGTCGGGGTACAGGCGGAGGTCAGGCGATTCACGTCGGGCATCAAAGGGGCTGGACAGAAACTCGGGGTCAAAACAACGATCAGATAACACGGAGAGACAAAACCAGGAAAACGCTCAAACTCAGGAGTAAATCTTGAAGATCTCACATCAGGGTGCAAGAACCGATAACTAAAATAGTCTCCCTAATCTGGAAATGATCTGCAACAGCTTGTGGTAGGTGGATACAAAGAGAACCGGAGAAACCGGACAACCCGGTATAGCGGCGTAGAGCTGACAGCTCGTAAAAACAGGGAAGGTAGAATCAAGGAATCTCCGGAGGCATGATCTTCGTGACGTCAGTCGGGGATCCCCGGGGTCGAtccgtgacagtacccccccgcCAACGACCGCCACCCGGTGGACGGCCAAGCCCCCCTCCAGGGTGGGCCTGCCAGAAATCAGCAATGAGGGAGGGGTCCAGTATGTGCCGGGCCGGCACCCAAGACCGCTCTTCAGGCTCGTAGCCCTCCCAATCCACCAGATACTGGAGTCCACGGCCTCGGCGACGAGCAGCCAGCAGGCGACGCACCGTAAAAGTCTCCCCCCCACCTATCAGCTTtggcggtggaggaggaagagcaggagaTGCCAGGGGGCTAACAGCGTGTGGTTTTAGCAGGGAGACATGGAAAGTGGGATGTATCCTACGCATAGCAGCAGGGAGCCGAAGGCGTACGGCAGAGGGATTAATGATCTTCGCAATAGGAAAAGGTCCCACAAAACGAGGAGCCAACTTCCGTGAAACCACGTGTAAGGGAAGGTCCCTGGCGTTCAACCAGACCCGTTGCCCAACCCGCAAGGGAGGTGCCCGGGATCGACGTTGGTTAGCGTACCTCTCCATCCGGGCTCGGGAGCGCAGCAAGGAAGTCCTGGCGATCCTCCAGGTGCGATGGCAACGGCGTAAAAACTGGTGCACGGAAGGGACCGTGACCTCTGTCTCCAAGGATGGGAACAGAGGGGGTTGGTACCCTAGGCAGGATTGGAAGGGAGAAAGACCCGTAGATGAAACCGTTAGCGAGTTATGGGCGTATTCTGCCCAGGTCAGGTAGGAACTCCATGTTGCAGGTGAATGGGAGGCCAGACAACGTAGCATCCGCTCCAGGTCCTGGTTGAGCCGTTCCGTCTGCCCGTTGGACTGGGGGTGGAAACCAGAGGACAGACTTGCTGTGGCCCCAAGAAGCCTGCAAAACTCCCTCCAAAAACGAGAAACGAATTGTGGGCCCCTGTCGGACACGATAACCAAAGGCAAACCATGGAGCCGGAAAACGTGCTCGATCAACAGTTGCGCTGTCTCCTTAGCGGATGGCAAGCCAGGAATGGGTATGAAATGGGCTGCCTTAGAGAACCAGTCCACAACCGTAAGGACCCCTGTGTGTCCCTGGGAGGGGGGAATACCGGTCACTTAATCCACCGCCACATGAGACCAGGGACGTCTAGGAACGGGAAGAGGGAGCAAGAACCCAGTCGGAGCTCGAGAGGGGTTCTTACTCCGGGCACAGGTCTCACACGTGGCCACGAAACAACGAATATCCCGAAGCATGGAAGGCCACCAAAACCATTGCCCAAGTAGAGCCCGAGTGTGGTGAACCCCTGGATGGCAGGCCAGGAGAGAGGAATGCCCCCACTGAAGGACCTGGGAGCGCAAGAACTTCGGTACGAATAGACACTTAGATGGGCACCCCTCTGGCGATCTGATGAGAGGTTGGACCGCCCGGACTGCCTCCTCAATCCCCCACGTGACAGCTCCAACAAAACATGCGGTTGGCAGAACAAGACTGGGCTTCTCCTCCACCTCACCTACTTCGTGTTGACGGGACAGGGCATCTGGCTTGCCGTTCTTGGTGCCGGGCCTGTAGGTGATCAGATAGTTGAAACGGTTAAAAAACATGGACCACCTAGCTTGGCGAGCATTGAGCCGTCGAGCAGACCGCAGGTACTCCAGGTTCTTATGGTCAGTCAGGATTAAAAAAGGGTCAGAGGTACCCTCTAACCACTGTCTCCATTCCTCCAATGCGAGCTTGATGGCAAGCAACTCCCGGTCCCCTATatcaaggtttctcaacccagtcctcggggaccaccagacggtccacgtttttgctctctcccaattggcagggaattgggagagagcaaaaacatggaccgtctggtggtccccgaggaccgggttgagaaaccctgcccTATATTGTAGTTCCTCTCAGCAGGAGCGAGCTTCcgggaaaaaaaagcacagggATGCTGTTTGTTGTCCATCAAGGAGCATTGGGATAGCACTGCCCCAACCCCGGTTCCTGAGGCATCAACCTCCACTAAGAACTGCAGTGACGGGTCGGGCACCTGTAGCACTGGAGCAGAGGTGAAACGGTCTCGAAGGTCAGCAAAAGCTCTCTGGGCCCAATCAGTCCACTGAAACAAGACCTTAGTAGAGGTCAGAGCCGTAAGAGGTGCGGCTACAGAGCTATAACCACGGATAAAACGGTGGTAAAAATTTGCAAAACCCAGAAAACGTTGTAAATCCTTCCGTGATTTCGGCTGTGGCCACTCTGCCACAGCTTTGACCTTCTCTGGATCCATCCGGATGGAACCTTCAGCAAGGATGAATCCCAGGAAAGAAATAGTACATCTATGGAACTCGCATTTCTCAGCCTTGAGAAATAATCTATGGGACAGCAGGCGCTGAAGGACCGCCCGAACATGCTGAACGTGCTCCTGCTCACTCTGCGAGAATATCAAGATGTCATCTAGGTATACGAAGACATAATTATTAAGCATATCCCGAAGGACATCGTTAATCAAGGCCTGGAACACAGCCGGAGCATTAGTTAGCCCAAAAGTCATCACGAGGTACTCGTAGTGACCAGTGGGGGTGTTGAAGGCTGTCTTCCATTCGTCTCCCTCCTGGATCCTCACCATGTGGTAGGCATTACGGAGATCCAATTTCGTAGAGACCTTGGTTCCCTGGAGAAGGTCTAGGACCGAGGATAGCAAAGGCAGGGGGTAACGATTCCTAATGGTGATCTCATTGAGACCCCTATAGTCAATGCATGGATGAAGAGAGCCGTCCTTCTTATcaacaaaaaagaaaccagCCCCAGCAGGGGAAGAAGAAGGACGGATAATGCCTGTAGCTAAAGCTCCGTTGACGTACTCCTCCATAGCCCTTCTTTCGGGGCCCGAAAGAGAATATAGACGGCCCCTGGGAGGGGAGGTACCAGGTAGCAGATCTATCGCACAATCAAAATGCCGATGCGGCGGAAGAGAAGTGGTCTGGGACTTACTGAAAGCTTGCTTCAGGTCGTGGTACTCTGCCGGAACACCTGACAAATCCGGGGACAAAAGTGCCGGCATCCCAGGCAGCAGTTGCCCACTCTCTCGCAGAGCCGGTCAGAGTCATGATTATTTAAGCCACTTTAGAGCGCTCTGAAGGGAACGCAGAAGGCTGCAACTCGAAGGCGAGATCTTTCTGTGATGGTTTAGGTAGGGGCAAAGAGGACGCTGTCGCGGAATCAGGTGCAAGTGACTTTAATAAATGAGCGAAAACTGTCTGAAGACCAGAAGGTTTACTGGCGGACGTGTCGCTCAGAATAAACAGAAGGAGCAGGCTGGATCGTAGTCGTGGAGCAGGCAGGGGTCGGGCGATGTACGGAGTCGGTCTTGGGGGCTGGGCAGGTCTCGTAGTCGGGGTACAGGCGGAGGTCAGGCGATTCACGTCGGGCATCAAAGGGGCTGGACAGAAACTCGAGGTCAAAACGGCAAAACAACGATCAGAGAACACGGAGAGTTATAATattggcacaaatctgattccatactgtttctggttgttgtcatcagtcctctgtattaagtccgcgtttcagtttgtttccccagtccagtcattgggtgcgttcgacttgcttacagcgctggcatTCTGAcagcaatgcattctgatcctgacgcaatgcattacggctACCctgctgcacaaactggaaccgcctccgtgatgacacacctttgctcttattggctgaaaagtttagttacacgcatgacgtttgtatcccaggcagttccgatgcgtaatctgctatttctcccgaatatcatgtaaagcagtgagaactggttttcagttaatttaccgggtaaaatttgattaaataaataacataaatgctctattatacacgtaagttagtggtttatttattgttagttactgtaatgttgtgctgctttatttggttaattgtccagtctgtgaagaaggcattcaagtaagaattgcattgtagtatgactcatttccttgcgcatacaatttatattactgtaggtcagcgttcacggttcgacttctgatattcagatcgagttctaggtcaaacttttaagaaattcgagttctagtgagtttgagaaccaaggtaccactgtatttttaatattttctcAGAAAACATCAATTACCAttgatttaaataatttaaattctcatcggaaaaacatgcaatgttttcgcatatatggcttgtttacctcaacaCTTGTAGAAATACATTAAAACGACAGAGAATCCGCCTAAATAGCGGGTGACTTCATGATTTCACATCAGTGCGAGAGAAGGGGAACATGGAGGAACTGAATTTACCGTAACACCGGCTGAATTTCAAGGTTTTTTCAGGTCTCCGAACTCTTCACCCTGTCACCCAGAGCGAAGTTGGCAGTCCAGTGGAGAAACTTCATTTCAGCTGCTTGTTCACGCAACCTTGTTCTTTGTCATTACCTGCAGCTCCCGACCAGAGTTGATGACGGGAATGGAGGATGACCAGCAATTTCCCCACCACAGACATGCTCGACACCTGCAAAACTACACCAACTAAACAAAAGGTGACCTGGTTGGGTTTCAGCATGTTTGGGGGACAGTTCGTGTTAAATGATGAAAGTGGTAAAGCTGTGACATAAACCTGTGACACACATTTCAAACCAGCGTGCGCGGTCTGTCAAGTAGCTGTACAGCTATAAAATCAATGTGGATTTGCTCATCCTAAACATTCACAAGTGAGAAAGCTATGGAACATCATGATGTGGAATTGGGAAACGTAATTTTCATGGAAATGGAGTGTGTACAAGAAGCCTCGTAAAAACTGTTAAGTGCCCAAACCTCGACGTTTGCATTtccttattgtttttttttttttttttttgtatttcaggcAGTCTCCAGTGGAAGACTTGGTATCTTCAATTTGCTTATAGGGCGTAAGTTTGCACACTGATAGACTGGTGTCCCATCTGGGGTGTCCACTGGTTTGGATCTGATACTTCCTGGGACAGGCCTGAGGTTCACTGGGACCCTGCATTAAATATGTGCGTATGGAAGTTAGATGGATACATTTTAATGTCATAgggataaataaaaatatgcttTAGATGTTatcttaaaaattaattaaatcttTACTAAGAGGACCATATGGTGAAGACTGAGGATAGATTGTCAAACATCATAGGCATGTTTGGATCCAATACATGGCAGAATATAATACTGAAGAAAACACTCTAGGTATGAACAGGTGGAATTTTATGGTATGCATGAATCAATAACTGTCACGttatgatttttattttgtttttataagaGGTTCAAGCATGAAGTTCAGGAGAGTTCATATcctgtttcttgtttttctgttaatttttgtttgtttcaatGTCTATGACCTATGCAACAGCTTTAATCAACGCTCAAACAAATTCACAGCTCCTCCACCCTTGGCAAATAATAACTATATTAAGCTACTCTCAAATAAATTCATAACACCCCCACCATTGGCAATAAAAGACAACAGTAAGCAGACTATTGTCCTGGTCTGGACTCAGATATTTGGCCAGCATTATGAATTTGAGTCCTGCgctgctctgtttaacatcacTAACTGCCTCATAACGACAGACAGGAACATGTATAGCAAAACTCATGGGCTCGTCATTCATCACAGAGACATCAGAAATGATCTATCCAATCTGCCTTCAATGGTGCGACCGCCCTTCCAGAAATGGGTTTGGATGAACTTTGAATCACCATCTAACTCTCAGAGAATTCCAGGTATCAACAACCTCTTCAACCTAACGATGAATTATCGCCTGGATGCTAATATATCCATTCACGGAACACTAATTCCGAAGCAGGAGGACGACCTCTACGTAATTCCGAAGAAGAGTCTCCTAGTTTGCTGGATTGTGAGCAACTGGAACCCGGCTGATGAACGGGTGAAGTTCTACAATTTGCTGAAAGAGCACATCAACATAACCGTGTTTGGCCGCGTAACTAAATACCTTACAAACCAAGAGTATGTGTCGACGGTGTCCAGCTGTAAGTTTTACTTGTCATTCGAGAACTCCAAAcacaaggactacatcacagaaAAGTTGTACAAGCCCCTCGATCTAGGGACTGTGCCTGTTGTTCTCGGACCACCTAGGGAACAGTATGAGAATATTGTGCCTGGAGATGCCTTCATCCACGTTGAGGACTTCCTCTCGCCGAAAGAGCTGGCCAATTACCTCCACTTCTTGGACGAAAACGAGACGGAGTACCATCGCTACTTTGAGTGTAAACGCCATTTCAAAGTTAAATACGTAAACTTTCCGATAGAGCATGCCTGTCGCGCCTGCGACTACCTGAAGAAGCACAGTGACGAATACAGTTCCTTTGATAACCTCAACCAGTGGTACTGGGGTTGAAACTCAGGGAAAATACTAAGGAGTGACAGTGATCTGAGACAGCATTCCCCAGCCACGTACTGCATTATTATAGGTTTGGTTAAATCGTTTCGCTGAAAGTCAGAACGACTAATGGACTATTCTGAATATCTTTTCTATCATCGGTAGCTAACAACAGCTAACTACGGTAGCCTTTATAGAGAAATGATCAAAGTTAAAGGTCCGACACCAGGCTTAATTCTCGAATCCTTTTTAgccatgttttgtttgttatataTATGATGTATGTGGTTAGCTATATGTTGTCATGAAACGCTAAATTCAGAGCCGCGATGGACATGGTTAATGTAGCCTATTTTGAAAGCAAGAGACGGACCTAGACTCggacaaacttttttttttctaagcaaACTAAAGTCCGTCGCATTGCCCCCTTCTCTGCTTTTTTCTATATTTGGCTTTACACAAAATGCAGCGAACAGAGTAGCGAGTGTTGGGTGTATATTAAGAGAGCCAACAATAGTTAAACTAATCAGAATTTTCtacttttgaatcttgaattttGACTCGTCGACTAAGTTCTGGACTATGAAGATTGAAAGGTCTGGACTATGTTCCGGATCTCCTCTTACCGTCTAAAGTGACCAGCTATCACCAGATAAATAACGTAACACTATGTTTTTCATTGACGGAACAGACACGAGGGGGCGCTGCAGCACCCTTAGCGCCACATATTCCTGCACCACTGCTGATTGCTGGGCTTCTTGTGGATACATGGTGGTTGCAGGGATCTGGGTACTCGGTAATAAGTAATTAGTAATAAGTTATTAGTTATAAGTTATTAATCAAAAAGTTATAAGTTGACTACCAGTAAAAAAGACTTGATATGTAggcatatttaattaaaaattgtGTGACTGGATGAACTGCGGGGATTATAATTTAGTTTCTTTACATACAACCCAACTAAcgattaaattaataaaaactgtaacaagaaaagacagaaaaaaatctatGCCCATATAAAACCAGAACTACATTCTGTAGGCCTAAACCGgtttcaaatttttattttaccactagagggagcaAAATATCTAGATTCCATCGGTAACGTCTGCATGATAATTAGGAGGCGACAAGCccttaattaaaaattaaataacgCTACTGTAGGTCAGTATGACCACTACGGATTTGTAGTCAAGGGTAAAATAAAGAGAATTCTTTATAAAATGAACAGCTTCATAAGGTCTTACAGTAATATTTTTGAATATTCTCTGAGTCAAtagaatatttttattgtaattaattttggatgattaatataatttcattgtatttaacattgttttatttggtcattaattttattttaactttaattGAATTGTGCTGTATTTATAAAGTTGTCGTTGCAGTAATTTAGGCAGTTACTGCAGTTTTACGCAGACGCGGCTTCTACCTTAAAGGTCACGCTGGTGTCCAGTTTCAGCAGCATATGTGTCCCTTGTGTGTACTTCCCGTGTTCGTCTGCATTTTCCTCTGGGAAATGCGGTTCTGCTCTGAATAACTGCACATGTAAAAGCTTCGTCCAGGCTGTCCCCTCACcttgcttcctgggataagctccggATCACCGAGACCCTGATTTGATAagtgtcttttttttaaaatggatggatggagagacgGTTGTTTGTTTATGCCAGCGATGCAAGTCTGCTCTAGCAAATTTGAATCGGTCTCTGTATAAACCCCCTTTTCTGAAGAGCATTTGTAATTTGCTGATATTAAAAGCGAAGCGTGACAAATTGAATATGAGTGGAATAGATTTGATagaataaaaacattttgatGAAGTGTTACGAAGGTTTATTCATTAAATGGTCCACAAGAGAATTTTCTTACTCTATATCCAAAGCGGGATTTTTTATTAACTAGCTCATTCTttggtttatttaattttattttgcttttaaaattatatttaagtgTGGCTGAAATACATTATTGTCGTAGTATATGCTTTTTGATTGTAATTCTAACCATAACTTTCCTTGCATAATTATAACTCAATGTAACTGAAAGATTAAATTTTGAAGAACtgcaatattttataataataataatttacgcCAGGTGTCCTTAATCTTTCAGCAGATTTCATGTGACAgattagtgattttttttcatgtccTTGTATGTTTTTACAGCgtcatttattttttccacACCTGATCCTGCAGCTGGTTTCGCAAAGGATACATCTTCAGTCTTTATTACAAGTTTGGAAAAACCCAGCTCATCCTCATCCAGAAGCTTCTCTCCCATTTGCTTCCAGCTCTGAGAAGATTTCCTCCTTCTTTCAGCATGCTGTCAATGGCTGGGTACTGGTGTTATATTTATAAACGTTAAACCCattgtaaaaattatttttaggaACGTTTTACCAGAGAGGAAATGCTTAAGAATGTCAGGGTAGAGAAGGAAATTTCTGCTTGCCtacttttaattaatttgagTCATTTTCATAAGCAAAACCAGATGTATCAAGCATGATGTTTTTTTGGATCCTCCTGAACACAAACATAAGTAGCCGATTCTGTCCAAGAGCTTTGCATGTACTGCTTTGATTATGTAGTTATAAGAATCCATTGTACctaggacacacacacacacacacacacacacacacacacacacacacctcccacaCACTTCAAGGGCTGCGTACTTCAGAGAGCTGAAGTTCAATAAACTTCTTATTAATTTCTCCTTCCTCTTCCCACTTGGTGAGTGATCGTTGACCTGGACAAGGTGAGTCAACACAGCGACAAAATGCAGTGTGAAAAGCTCATGTTGGCTCCGAAGGAATTAAAGGGTCTTCTGCTTGTGACACGGAGCTGATGTGTTCGAATATCTTAAAACTTCTGTTGGACCTCCGACTCACCACAGCGTGAATATCCTGCTGTATGAAAGGGCCAAACAGAAAGTCACTCTGCTTAGAAGAACCAGCTGAGCAGCTGAAGTTGTGTGGAACGTCTTAACCGGTGGCAATGCTCTGGCCCCATATTGTAATATGTGTTCATAGTAGATTACTGAAATATTCCTTCCATATTCTATCCACTAATCCTGTGCAGGGTTGCGTGTGAAATATTCTGCAATCAGAAAAATATATGCTGATTTACCTCTGATAAGTAAAACTTGCAGAGCTAATCCGGCCCAGggaaatcttgtggaaagcgaAAGCTGGATCTTGGGAACAGCCCAGATTACTGGGAGGGGGGCCGTGCAGTTGTACCCTTAGACTGAATAACTGTGAGACCGTGTGAAGGTAATgcggtggggtggggaggggtggagggGTTCACTGCTGTCAGCAATTTTCTCTTTCCaggaccccccccaccacaactcAGACGAATAAGCCAGCATTGCTAAAAGCAGGTAAATACAAGCAATACATAAACGCACCCTCGCTGGGTTCCTTGTCAGGCATCTGTTCCCCGGATCGCTGGCCGGATGCCTTGTGGTGCCGGCCAGACGTCCTCTTTGCTCAGGTGCTTCCGACGGCCGTGGaccgccc
This genomic window from Paramormyrops kingsleyae isolate MSU_618 chromosome 22, PKINGS_0.4, whole genome shotgun sequence contains:
- the LOC111849252 gene encoding 4-galactosyl-N-acetylglucosaminide 3-alpha-L-fucosyltransferase 9-like produces the protein MKFRRVHILFLVFLLIFVCFNVYDLCNSFNQRSNKFTAPPPLANNNYIKLLSNKFITPPPLAIKDNSKQTIVLVWTQIFGQHYEFESCAALFNITNCLITTDRNMYSKTHGLVIHHRDIRNDLSNLPSMVRPPFQKWVWMNFESPSNSQRIPGINNLFNLTMNYRLDANISIHGTLIPKQEDDLYVIPKKSLLVCWIVSNWNPADERVKFYNLLKEHINITVFGRVTKYLTNQEYVSTVSSCKFYLSFENSKHKDYITEKLYKPLDLGTVPVVLGPPREQYENIVPGDAFIHVEDFLSPKELANYLHFLDENETEYHRYFECKRHFKVKYVNFPIEHACRACDYLKKHSDEYSSFDNLNQWYWG